GATTTAGGACCAAATTCAGTAGAACTGTAGGCATGTGTACTACCCAAACAAATCATGTTTTGGGCTTATACGGTTAGTTGTGTTAAGTCACAGATCGtgatctttatttatttattaaatcacTTAATTAACGATTGCTATGGCACTTTTGTCtgtgtgctctttttttttgttagcgGGTGTTAGAATTGGAATCTGACGTTCTTCGTGTATTTTTGTAGCATGTGAGCTTGATGAAAGTGAGATCAATGCAATCCAAGAGTCAGAGCTAAAAACTTCAAAGGATAGCCTCTACAAGTACCGTGATTTCTGCACAAACAAAGGGGTAAGTTAATTATCTTTGCAGATACAAATGTTGAATTGAGCTTAAAGGAAAAATGATGATTTTTGAAAAGATTGATGGAAtctttatatgtatatataggtGCAGGTTAATGAAGAAGATGTATTACTTGAAGGAACCTTATTTCACTACGATAGAGAcaactgatatttataaaaataataagaataaaaatcaaaaatacaatACCGAAACAAAcgaatgaagaaaaaaattgcagagtcgagatgattaatctcttTCCTTAAATCTTTAAACGCCCCGTAGTGTGACGGTTGCATAGCGCTCAGattcccaggatacaactgcaacaTTGTTTCTGTTTACCATCACCGAAAAACAGAATCTATCGACCCTAGTTTTGTGTTGCACTCTCAGactcaagaaataaaaatactaacatgactattcaatataggagaatgtggtttttcttttggtgttAGATATATCTTTTTCTACATTGCCATGaggctttatatagaaaacaatgagaagcacaagtttcattttttaacataaaatgaaacctcCCATGGTGCACAATGGAGtctttatttcttgtcattattatgtgaattcatttcacattttgaccaagaaattaaagagtataattattactatttgactcattcaaacaaaataatattaaatggatttcttttttatattttatcaatataaaagatcacatatatttggtttataagattaagttaatgaacatgaagtccaactaacaaatcaaaacccaaatccaaatatctaatgtgtatatttgtaactttatacaagtttctcaaatcacacacattagacctccatttctcattcacactaaatctatttttagcatatgaatacattgctaaaaaaaatagttccaacattACTCATATCAGGATATGGTGTTGGTGAAGGGATTGTGGAACTCATcaatcaaaaaaatatcaagaagCTCGTTATGGGAGCAGCAGCTGATCCTCATTATTCCAGGTAAGTAAAATTCGATCTATGTATGTATGTTATTGAGATTTGAAAAATTGAATACAGAAAATAACACTCTAAGTAACATCTCCTTAATAATGCAGGGGAATGTCTATCACATCTAGAAAAGCAGAGTACGTGAGTCGACATGCACCTACTGGCTGTAAAATGTGGTTCATCTGCAAAGGGAAACTCATCAAGACAAGGTAAGTTTGAGAATTACActtgttttgtgtgtgtgtatacTCTTTTAAGTATTATTTGTCAcacttttgtttttggtttaataGAGAAGGAAGTTTCGACCTTGGTACGTCTACTCAGAAACCAAACAAAGGAAACGAAACCAATCCAGATAAAGAGCATTCTGTAAGTACAAAGACAGATTAACAAAACCACCAAATTGGATGAGATCTCGTATATGATGGAAGGAAAAACTGAAAAGAACTACTTGTTGCTTCCATGTTTTCTTTTCGTGTCAATATAATCTGAGACTCTTATCGTGCtgcattaaaaacaaaaaatacagaGACAGGAACAAGATGATGTTAAAAAAAGCAATGGGCAAGCAGACTCAACTCCAAAACCTCCCGAAGATTTCCTTTGTCCCATTTCAAAGGTTAGGATTTAAACCACGATCTGCATCTTGAAATACATACATTCATGTTTTtccatgaaaaaaaaagaagacaaccTATGGATTCTCTGCTTTAAAAGTATGCAATGGATTTGCTCATCATAGATTAATATTTGGTTTAGGACATAATGAGAGATCCTCATGTGGCTGCTGATGGTTTCACATACGAGGCCGAGGAAATCAGAACCTGGCTAAATGGAGGGCATGATACGTCGCCAATGACAAGAGCTAAGTTCGCTCATCAACATCTTACCCCAAACTACACTCTTCGTTCACTCATCAAGGAGTGGCTGCAGCACCACCCAAATTATAGATattgaataattatataataatattttggagataattataaaatgtgaTTATGTTGTGAGTTTTTGGAATTTATTTGTGAGAACAATATGATATAAAACTTTGTGTGTTTACTGTTAGATACTATATCATACATGGAGGCTAAgcatcaatttttattttattttctgtaaaaGTGCTACCCTCTGTTGAGTTTAGTTCATCACCAAATTGGCAGGAAAGAGCCAATCAAGTAAACCCTAAAATGCTTTAAAGTAATGGGCCATGATGACTTGATGAGCCGTTTTAAATGTGACCAGTATGTCGTTATTTAAAAGGAACTTGATTATCTCGAGCGGAGAGGAAGATCTGACGACCGTTCACCACCAAAAGCTGCGTGACGTGCTGTAATCTGAAGTGTTGCTATTTCTAAGATTAGGTCCCTCTCCAAATGTTGAGTTGACTCCACTTCCAAAACAGTTTCATTGCAGGTCAACCTAATCACGAAATTCGTAGCGGAGGTAAAGTTTGTTGGGATTTCGACTCCAGGTGA
This genomic stretch from Raphanus sativus cultivar WK10039 chromosome 3, ASM80110v3, whole genome shotgun sequence harbors:
- the LOC108846289 gene encoding U-box domain-containing protein 54, whose amino-acid sequence is MGETLYSDVTYVAVNQDFRESKQTLSWALKTLPVKKLCLLHVRIPFSLNPSSCELDESEINAIQESELKTSKDSLYKYRDFCTNKGVQVNEEDVLLISGYGVGEGIVELINQKNIKKLVMGAAADPHYSRGMSITSRKAEYVSRHAPTGCKMWFICKGKLIKTREGSFDLGTSTQKPNKGNETNPDKEHSRQEQDDVKKSNGQADSTPKPPEDFLCPISKDIMRDPHVAADGFTYEAEEIRTWLNGGHDTSPMTRAKFAHQHLTPNYTLRSLIKEWLQHHPNYRY